CCCCTACTAAATCATCATGCAACGCTTCTTTATTTTGATATTTCACGCGGATTTTTTCAATTTGTGTCAAACAAGCTTTTGCATGATCATAAAATACCCGATTCATCTCTGTTTTCTTTTTCGGATAGAGGGAGTAGACAAGCAAACCAATAGCAAGACCAATCAACGTGTCGATAATCCGATTATTAATATAGAGCACCGGCTGTCCTTCACCCTTACCCACCAGAATCATGACCGTGATAACAGCAATAACAGGCGTAAATTTACCAACAAAAAGATAGCCCCATAGCACGGCAATTGTAGCCGCGATTGGTATCATCAAAAAATGATGGTCTGGGACGATAAAGTAGAAAAGAACACCCGTCGCACCACCAACAAGCGTACCTAGAATACGCTCCATACTCGATTTATAAGTCGCGCCTTTCGTCAACTGAGCTGTAATATAAATCGCATTAAATACATAGGTCGGATACACAATATACTTACCGAAGAAAGGATACAGCAGGATACAAATAAGCATACTGATCAGTACTTTAGCAACACGAGGATCCAAGGTTAATCGTTCTCTTAATGTCGTCTTCATGCGATTTCACCCCCGTCAAGCGTCTCAATACTGCCACGTATCCCCTTTATACCTTTCGCAAACTCTTTAATATGAAATGTCAATATTGGATCTCCATTCGCAACGACAGAAATATCATCCATACCAATCGTACGCAATTCTTCCTTCGCAGCTTCATCGATGTTATACTCACCCAACTCGGAAATCGTCAATAAGCTGAAATAAGCCTGTAAGTATGACGCCAATGTTTTCTTATAAATCTCCACATGTGCCGGGTCTTTCTGCTTCCCAGCCCCGTATTCATGAATCAACATCTGTGATTGTACAAAAATCCCGTACAATGGTTTCGGCTTCCCTGCTTCTTTTTTCACTAACATCGTGTGTAGTTCTTTTTGCAACAGTGCCATCGTTTGCTTCATCATGATCTGGATCGATTTCTCCACCGGAATATGTACAAATCGTACAATCAAACGTACCACGATAAAAAAGAGGGCAACATCCAACATCATAATAATTAAAACAACCCAATAAGGGGCATTCATATCTGACGTATCCAAGAAAAATAACGCCGTTCCTATCGCCATCGTGATAACCATATATTTTTGAGGTATCATAAAGTTAATGACCAATAACGCCACAACCATCACCACAAAATAAACATATACATTCATATCAAAGAAGACAGAGGATATTCCGACAATCACACAGGCAAATACGAACATCACGCCTATTTTTGACATCGCTTTTTTTGTAAACCCACTCGTCGGTTGAATCGAAATAATCCCCATCAACAAAGCGATTGGAAGTATGCCAATAAATTGTGGTATCAGAAGCGTATGGAAACCTACACAAATAAGAGCAAAGATAAAAACTTGCAACATATGTATTAAGCCCTTCGTTCCTAGTTTCGCTAAAATTAGTTTTTTCATTCTGCGTTGTCCCCTTTTCTCCCAAGTTTAGTATCATATAGAAATTTTATCACAAATTGGTCCATTCGGATAGCTGTATATCATATACCCCAGTTTCCAGATAAATAGACATTGGAATAGGATCAAAATAAAAAAGCTAAGCATCGATGCCATGCCTAACTTTCACTCATCTATTGAATTTGTTCTTGTAGGCGCTCAATGTCGTCATCGCTACCAATAACAATCAGAATATCGCTAGATTGCAGCACATCTGTCGCCTC
The sequence above is drawn from the Listeria weihenstephanensis genome and encodes:
- a CDS encoding FUSC family protein, encoding MKTTLRERLTLDPRVAKVLISMLICILLYPFFGKYIVYPTYVFNAIYITAQLTKGATYKSSMERILGTLVGGATGVLFYFIVPDHHFLMIPIAATIAVLWGYLFVGKFTPVIAVITVMILVGKGEGQPVLYINNRIIDTLIGLAIGLLVYSLYPKKKTEMNRVFYDHAKACLTQIEKIRVKYQNKEALHDDLVGAWKALQALKQERMTIVNDSSFVPKVEDAEPMLSLIHDLEQMLQNLEVLYHHPLSEVTESGLKEVIAFHEQMIDKLYEKTNMEIQRL